A stretch of the Kroppenstedtia eburnea genome encodes the following:
- the plsY gene encoding glycerol-3-phosphate 1-O-acyltransferase PlsY, which yields MGTYVWVLLVSYLIGSISFSYWITRFMKGIDIRRHGSGNAGATNMLRVVGKGPAAAVFILDALKGMAAVGLAAAVADDATLMMAAGVAAIIGHNWPVFLGFRGGKGIATTIGVTALLTLAAALISGVAAIIVILLTRYVSLGSLIFAAGLPLMIAFLDYPTSYIYLSLVITLMAFFRHSTNIRRLLTGTESKLGSAKEQRS from the coding sequence ATGGGGACATATGTATGGGTTTTACTCGTCTCATATTTGATCGGTTCCATCAGTTTCAGCTATTGGATCACCCGGTTTATGAAGGGGATTGACATCCGTCGGCACGGCAGTGGTAATGCCGGTGCGACCAACATGTTACGGGTGGTTGGCAAAGGGCCTGCCGCCGCAGTTTTTATCCTGGATGCCTTGAAAGGAATGGCTGCGGTGGGACTGGCTGCTGCAGTGGCTGATGATGCGACATTGATGATGGCGGCGGGAGTTGCGGCAATTATCGGGCATAATTGGCCGGTCTTTCTCGGTTTTCGCGGGGGAAAAGGGATTGCGACCACGATCGGTGTCACAGCTCTGCTCACCTTGGCGGCAGCATTGATCTCCGGAGTGGCGGCCATTATTGTTATCCTTCTTACCCGGTACGTATCCCTCGGCTCTTTGATTTTTGCCGCCGGTTTGCCTCTGATGATCGCTTTCCTGGATTATCCCACCTCCTATATATACCTCAGTCTGGTAATCACCTTGATGGCTTTTTTTCGACACAGCACCAATATCAGACGTCTTCTCACAGGAACAGAGAGCAAACTGGGGTCAGCCAAAGAACAACGGAGTTAG
- a CDS encoding NAD(P)H-dependent glycerol-3-phosphate dehydrogenase: MAKRSAAVLGGGSWGTVLASVLADNGLDVTLWARRKELAEEITRDHCNSRYLPDVRLPEPLRATDSMEEAVTGKDLVLVVVPSQSMREVARDLAPRLGKDTLVLHAAKGFELGSLKRMSVVLEEELPMAAERIAVLSGPSHAEEVIRKSPTTVVVASNHPSVAEEAQGLLINSYLRVYTHPDVIGAEVGGSLKNIIALGAGLSDGLGFGDNAKAALITRGLAEMARLGMAMGAKPITFAGLSGVGDLVVTCTSRHSRNWRAGNLLSRGLGLEEVLQRMGMVVEGIKTTQAARELAGRYQVEMPITQELHAVLFEGKPPRKAVEDLMARGKTDEMEEMLRGSSGPTA, from the coding sequence ATGGCGAAAAGGAGTGCGGCCGTACTGGGAGGCGGCAGTTGGGGAACTGTTCTCGCTTCGGTATTGGCCGATAACGGTCTCGATGTGACGCTGTGGGCCCGCAGGAAGGAGCTGGCCGAAGAGATCACCCGGGACCACTGCAACAGCCGGTATCTGCCGGATGTCCGGTTGCCGGAACCGCTTCGGGCCACGGATTCCATGGAGGAGGCGGTGACCGGTAAGGATCTCGTGCTGGTGGTGGTTCCCTCCCAATCGATGAGGGAAGTGGCCCGCGACCTGGCTCCCCGGTTGGGAAAGGATACCTTGGTGTTACATGCGGCCAAAGGGTTTGAACTGGGATCTCTGAAGCGCATGTCGGTGGTGCTGGAGGAGGAGTTGCCCATGGCAGCGGAACGGATTGCGGTATTGTCCGGTCCCAGCCATGCGGAGGAGGTGATCCGGAAATCTCCCACGACGGTGGTGGTGGCATCCAACCATCCTTCTGTCGCGGAAGAGGCACAGGGATTATTGATCAACTCCTACCTGAGGGTTTACACCCATCCCGATGTGATTGGAGCTGAGGTGGGTGGCTCCCTGAAAAACATTATCGCTTTGGGTGCGGGACTTTCCGATGGGCTGGGTTTTGGGGATAATGCCAAAGCGGCGTTGATCACCCGCGGACTGGCGGAAATGGCGCGCCTGGGTATGGCGATGGGAGCCAAACCGATCACCTTCGCCGGGTTGTCGGGGGTGGGTGATTTGGTGGTCACCTGCACGAGCCGCCACAGCCGGAACTGGCGGGCGGGCAATCTGCTCAGTCGAGGCCTGGGGTTGGAGGAAGTGCTGCAGCGGATGGGGATGGTGGTGGAAGGGATCAAAACCACCCAGGCGGCCCGGGAGCTTGCCGGAAGATACCAAGTGGAGATGCCGATCACCCAGGAACTTCATGCGGTCCTCTTTGAAGGAAAACCTCCCCGCAAGGCAGTGGAAGATTTGATGGCCCGGGGAAAGACGGACGAGATGGAAGAGATGCTGCGGGGTTCATCAGGCCCGACCGCCTAA
- the der gene encoding ribosome biogenesis GTPase Der, with protein MSLPVVAIVGRPNVGKSTLFNRIAGERIAIVEDKPGITRDRIYTRGDWSGRHFHVIDTGGLEFGKKDEVVEHIRHQAELAIEEADVILFMVDGHDGVTSTDEEVSRILHRSNKPVVLAVNKLDDVKHHENVYEFYRLGFDEPIGISSLHGTGTGDLLDAVVDRLPDREEEEYDSDTIRVSIIGRPNVGKSSLVNRILGEERVIVSPVAGTTRDAVDTPFTHEGQDYVIVDTAGMRKRGKVYETTEKYSVLRALRAIERADVVLIVLDGTEGVTEQDKRVAGIAHDAGRGAVFVVNKWDAVEKDDQTMNRMIRDIRQEFAFMDYAPILFTSAKTGQRVRKTLPVVKEVAEQHALRVSTSVLNQVLQDAVMSTPPPTVNGKRTRIYYGTQVSVKPPVFVLFVNDPERIHFTYHRYLENQLREAFGFIGSPIRILLRKKKKET; from the coding sequence ATGAGTTTGCCAGTCGTGGCCATCGTGGGCCGCCCCAATGTGGGAAAGTCAACACTGTTCAACCGCATCGCCGGAGAACGGATTGCGATTGTGGAGGATAAACCGGGGATCACCCGGGATCGGATTTACACGCGCGGGGATTGGTCAGGACGCCATTTTCACGTGATCGACACCGGCGGTTTGGAGTTCGGAAAAAAAGATGAGGTGGTGGAACATATTCGCCATCAGGCCGAGTTGGCCATCGAAGAGGCGGATGTGATTCTGTTTATGGTGGATGGGCACGATGGGGTCACCTCCACGGACGAAGAGGTTTCCCGGATTTTGCATCGTTCCAACAAACCGGTGGTTCTCGCCGTCAACAAACTGGATGATGTCAAACACCATGAGAACGTATACGAGTTTTATCGATTGGGTTTTGATGAACCGATCGGGATCTCTTCCCTTCACGGAACCGGGACCGGGGATTTGTTGGATGCGGTGGTGGACCGCTTGCCGGATCGGGAAGAAGAGGAGTATGACAGTGATACGATCCGTGTTTCCATCATCGGCCGTCCCAATGTGGGAAAATCCTCTCTGGTCAATCGGATCCTCGGGGAAGAGCGGGTGATCGTAAGCCCCGTCGCAGGTACCACCCGGGATGCCGTCGATACTCCTTTCACCCATGAGGGGCAGGATTATGTCATTGTTGACACGGCAGGGATGCGAAAGCGGGGCAAGGTGTACGAAACGACGGAAAAATACAGTGTTCTGAGAGCATTGAGAGCGATTGAACGGGCCGATGTGGTGTTGATCGTGTTGGATGGGACGGAAGGGGTGACCGAACAGGATAAGCGTGTGGCCGGGATCGCCCACGATGCGGGAAGAGGGGCCGTTTTTGTTGTAAACAAATGGGATGCGGTGGAGAAGGACGATCAAACGATGAATCGGATGATCCGGGATATCCGTCAAGAATTTGCCTTTATGGATTATGCCCCGATCCTGTTCACATCGGCAAAGACCGGGCAACGGGTGAGGAAAACCCTGCCGGTGGTGAAGGAAGTGGCGGAGCAGCATGCCTTACGCGTGTCGACCTCCGTTCTCAATCAGGTGTTGCAAGATGCAGTCATGTCGACTCCGCCCCCCACCGTGAACGGCAAGCGGACCAGGATATACTACGGAACGCAGGTTTCTGTGAAGCCACCGGTTTTTGTACTGTTTGTCAATGATCCGGAACGGATTCACTTCACTTATCATCGGTATCTGGAGAATCAGCTGCGGGAGGCTTTTGGTTTCATCGGGAGCCCGATCCGGATCCTGCTGCGCAAAAAGAAAAAAGAGACATAA